The Enterobacter asburiae genomic sequence GGTCCCCACAGGGAGGCGATGCCCGCAGCGATACAGGCGAACGGGTTCGCGCCTGAAGAGCCCGCGGTACGGACGGTAGAGGTAGAGGCGTTCTGTTCGTGGTCAGCGTGCAGGATCAGAATACGGTCCATTGCGCGTTCCAGCACCGGGTTCACTTCGTACTCTTCGCACGGCGTGGAGAACATCATGCGCAGGAAGTTACCCGCGTAGGAGAGGTCGTTGCGCGGATACACAAACGGCTGGCCGATAGAGTATTTGTAGCACATCGCCGCCATGGTAGGCATTTTGGACAGCAGGCGGAACGCCGCGATATCACGGTGACGCGGATTATTCACGTCAAGGGAGTCGTGGTAGAACGCCGCCAGCGCACCGGTAATCCCGCACATCACCGCCATTGGGTGAGAGTCACGGCGGAACGCATGGAACAGACGGGTAATCTGCTCATGGATCATGGTGTGACGGGTCACGGTGGTTTTGAATTCATCGTACTGTGCCTGCGTCGGTTTTTCGCCGTTCAGCAGGATGTAGCACACTTCCAGATAGTTGGATTCGGTGGCTAACTGATCGATGGGGAAGCCGCGATGGAGCAGGATACCTTCGTCACCGTCAATGTAGGTGATTTTGGATTCGCAAGATGCGGTAGAGGTAAATCCAGGGTCAAAGGTGAATACACCTTTAGAACCCAGCGTACGGATATCAATAACATCCTGACCGAGCGTGCCTTTTAGCACATCCAGTTCAATAGCAGTGTCACCATTTAGGGTGAGCGTTGCCTTTGTATCAGCCATTTACGGTCTCCTTAGCGCCTTATGCTTAAGACTGCGCTTTACCGGATTTGCTTTCAGCTGTTAATCACCGTTACCAGATTGTTATTTGGCTTACCGCTCAGCTCACGAGGACAAACCAGGGTACAGAGCTATGGCGCCTTGCAGGTAAACGAATGAAATATCAGTGAAACAACAGCAAATCAGCGTTTTTGCAGTCCGAATTATTCAAACCTGTATATCACTAATAACTGTCCTGATAACTTCGGTCAATACCATCACACTGTTACATAACTATTTGTCAGGTGAAAGAGAGACCTCATAACTTTTGCGCATTATATGCCTTTTCTGATGACGTTTGTAACAATATTGTTTAACATTTGTCAAATCAGATGATTAAAAATTAAAAAGATGTTGTTATCGTGACCCTGATCACTGTTCCAGAGAAAACCCGACAAACTGTATGTAGGTTAATTGTAATGATTTTGTGAACGGCCTATACTGCCGCCAGGTCTCCGGAACACCCTGCAATCCCGAGCCACCCAGCGTTGTAACGTGTCGTTTAAGCATCTGGAAGCAGTGTTTTGCATGACGCGCAGTTATAGAAAAGGAACGCTGCTTGACCCGCATCGCAGTCCGGAGGAAGGAAACAATAAGAACAGCATGTGGGCGTTATTCATGATAAGAAATGTGAAAAAACAAAGACCTGTCAATCTGGATCTCAAAACGATCCGGTTCCCTGTAACAGCAATAGCGTCCATTCTGCACCGTGTTTCTGGTGTGATTACGTTTGTGGCGGTCGGTATTTTACTGTGGTTACTGGGCACCAGCCTCTCTTCCCCTGAAGGATTCCTCCAGGCCTCTGCCATCATGAACAGCTTCTTCGTGAAATTCATCATGTGGGGCATTCTGACCGCGCTGGCGTACCACGTCGTTGTGGGTGTTCGCCATATGCTGATGGACTTTGGCTACCTGGAAGAGACTTTCGAAGCCGGGAAACGCTCCGCTAACATTTCATTTGTGATTACAGTCGTGCTCTCACTTCTCGCAGGAGTTCTCGTATGGTAAGCAACGCCTCCGCATTAGGACGCAACGGCGTACATGACTTCATTCTGGTCCGTGCTACCGCCATCGTTCTCACTCTTTACATCATCTATATGATCGGTTTCTTCGCGACCAGCGGCACGCCGACGTGGGAAATCTGGAGTGGGTTCTTCGGATCCGCCTTCACCAAAGTGTTCACACTGCTGGCTCTGTTCTCCATCCTTATTCATGCGTGGATTGGCATGTGGCAGGTGTTGACCGATTACGTTAAACCGCTGGCGATTCGCCTCCCACTGCAGCTGGCCATTGTTGTTGCACTGGTGGTTTACGTTATTTATGGATTCGTTGTGGTGTGGGGTGTGTAATGAAACTGCCAGTCAGAGAATTTGATGCTGTTGTAATTGGTGCCGGTGGCGCAGGTATGCGTGCCGCACTGCAAATTTCCCAGAGCGGCCAGACCTGTGCGCTGCTCTCTAAAGTTTTCCCGACCCGTTCCCACACTGTGTCTGCGCAGGGCGGTATCACCGTTGCGCTGGGTAACTCCCATGAAGATAACTGGGAATGGCACATGTACGACACGGTAAAAGGTTCCGACTACATCGGCGACCAGGATGCCATCGAATATATGTGTAAAACCGGCCCGGAAGCGATTCTGGAGCTGGACCACATGGGTCTGCCGTTCTCCCGTCTGGAAAATGGCACTATCTATCAGCGTCCGTTTGGCGGCCAGTCGAAAAACTTCGGCGGCGAGCAGGCGGCACGCACCGCGGCGGCGGCTGACCGTACCGGTCACGCGCTGCTGCACACCCTGTACCAGCAGAACCTGAAAAACCACACCACCATCTTCTCCGAGTGGTACGCGCTGGATCTGGTGAAAAATGCCGATGGCGCAGTCGTCGGCTGTACCGCGCTGTGCATTGAAACCGGTGAAGTGGTTTACTTCAAAGCCCGCGCTACCGTGCTGGCTACCGGCGGCGCAGGCCGTATCTATCAGTCCACCACCAACGCCCACATCAACACCGGTGACGGTGTCGGTATGGCTATCCGCGCTGGCGTGCCGGTGCAGGATATGGAGATGTGGCAGTTCCACCCAACCGGTATCGCCGGCGCGGGCGTTCTGGTAACAGAAGGCTGCCGAGGTGAAGGTGGCTACCTGCTGAACAAACACGGCGAGCGCTTCATGGAGCGTTATGCCCCGAATGCGAAAGACCTGGCGGGTCGTGACGTGGTGGCGCGTTCCATCATGATCGAAATCCGTGAAGGCCGCGGCTGTGACGGCCCATGGGGGCCACACGCCAAGCTGAAGCTCGACCACCTGGGTAAAGAAGTTCTGGAGTCCCGTCTGCCGGGCATCCTGGAACTGTCCCGCACCTTCGCACACGTCGACCCGGTGAAAGAGCCGATTCCGGTTATCCCAACCTGCCACTACATGATGGGCGGTATTCCAACCAAAGTGACCGGTCAGGCGCTGACCGTGAACGAGCAGGGCGAAGACGTGGTTATTCCTGGCCTGTTCGCGGTAGGCGAAATTGCCTGCGTATCCGTACACGGTGCAAACCGTCTGGGCGGCAACTCTCTACTGGACCTGGTGGTGTTTGGTCGTGCAGTGGGTCTGCATCTGCAGGAGTCCATTGCCGAGCAGGGCGCGCTGCGTGACGCGACTGACGACGAAATTGATGCCTCTCTTGAGCGCCTCAACCGCTGGAACGGTAACCGCAATGGCGAAGATCCGGTGGAAATCCGTAAAGCGCTGCAGGAATGTATGCAGCACAACTTCTCGGTATTCCGCGAAGGCGACGCGATGGCCAAAGGTCTTGAGCAGCTGAAAGCGATCCGCGAGCGTCTGAAAAATGCCCGTCTGGACGACACCTCCAGCGAGTTCAACACCCAGCGCGTCGAGTGCCTGGAGCTGGATAACCTGATGGAAACCGCGTTCGCGACGGCGATGTCGGCAAACTTCCGTACCGAAAGCCGTGGCGCGCATAGCCGCTTCGACTTCCCGGATCGTGATGACGAAAACTGGCTGTGCCATTCCCTGTATCTGCCAGAGTCGGAATCCATGACGCGTCGTAGCGTCAATATGGAACCGAAACTGCGTCCGGCGTTCCCGCCGAAGATTCGTACTTACTAATGCGGAGACAGGATAATGAAACTCGAATTCTCAGTTTATCGTTATAACCCGGATGTTGATGACGCTCCGCGTATGCAGGACTACACCCTGGAAGCGGAAGAAGGTCGCGACATGATGCTGCTGGATGCCTTAATCCAGCTGAAAGAAAAAGATCCTACGCTGTCGTTCCGCCGCTCCTGTCGTGAAGGGGTTTGTGGCTCTGACGGTGTGAACATGAACGGCAAAAATGGCCTGGCCTGCATCACGCCAATTTCAGCGCTGCAGCGTCCTGGTCAGAAAATTGTTATCCGTCCTCTGCCAGGCCTGCCGGTCGTGCGTGATTTGGTGGTAGACATGGGGCAATTCTATGCACAATATGAGAAGATTAAGCCTTACTTATTGAATAATGGGCAAAATCCACCTGCTCGCGAGCACTTACAGTCTCCTGAGCAGCGTGAAAAACTCGATGGGTTGTACGAGTGTATTCTCTGCGCATGCTGTTCAACGTCCTGCCCGTCGTTCTGGTGGAACCCGGACAAGTTTATCGGCCCGGCCGGTCTGCTGGCTGCCTATCGCTTCCTGATCGATAGCCGCGACACCGAAACCGACAGCCGTCTGGAAGGACTGAGTGACGCTTTCAGCGTATTCCGCTGCCATAGCATCATGAACTGCGTCAGTGTGTGTCCGAAGGGGCTGAACCCGACGCGCGCCATCGGCCATATTAAGTCGATGCTGCTGCAGCGCAGTGCGTAAGTAGTGAGAGGGGAGCGGTGTTCCCCTCACCCTAACCCTCTCCCTAAGGGAGAGGGAATAGAGTGCAGAAACCTTTAAAAACTGCCCTGAAGTCTAGACAGTTTCTAAAGGTTCCTTCGCGGGCCACAAAGAGCTCGCAGGTGAACCCCGGCACGTACACGTGGTGTGCGTGGTAGTTTCTACGGCGAAAGTAAGCATAAAAATGCTTAAGGGATCACGATGCAGAACGGCGCAATGAAAGCCTGGCTGGACTCTTCTTTCCTTTCTGGTGCGAACCAGAGCTGGATTGAACAGCTCTATGAAGACTTCTTAACCGATCCTGACTCAGTGGACGCAAACTGGCGTTCCATGTTCCAGCAGTTGCCTGGCACAGGGGTCAAACCGGATCAATTCCATTCCAAAACACGTGATTATTTCCGTCGTCTGGCGAAGGATGCCTCACGTTACTCTTCTGCGATTTCCGACCCTGACACCAATGCGAAGCAGGTCAAAGTCCTGCAGCTTATCAACGCTTATCGCTTCCGCGGTCACCAGCATGCGAATCTCGATCCGCTGGGACTGTGGAAACAAGACCGTGTGGCCGATCTCGATCCGGCGTATCACGATCTGACCGAGGCCGATTTCCAGGAAAGCTTTAACGTAGGTTCCTTTGCCATCGGCAAAGACACGATGAAGCTGGGCGATCTGATTGACGCGCTCAAGCAAACCTACTGCGGCTCCATCGGCGCGGAATACATGCACATTACCTCTACCGAAGAGAAACGCTGGATCCAGCAGCGCATCGAATCCGTAGCGGGCCACGCGACCTTCTCGGCTGACGAGAAAAAACGCTTCCTGAACGAACTGACCGCAGCGGAAGGGCTTGAGCGCTATCTGGGCGCGAAATTCCCGGGCGCAAAACGCTTCTCGCTGGAAGGCGGCGACGCGCTGGTGCCGATGCTGAAAGAGCTGATTCGTCACGCAGGCAAGAGCGGCACCCGTGAAGTGGTTCTGGGCATGGCGCACCGTGGTCGTCTGAACGTGCTGGTCAACGTGCTGGGTAAAAAACCGCAGGACCTGTTCGACGAGTTCGCGGGCAAACATAAAGAACACCTCGGCACCGGCGACGTGAAGTACCACATGGGCTTCTCGTCGGATATCGAAACCGAAGGCGGTCTGGTTCACCTGGCGCTGGCGTTTAACCCGTCACACCTGGAAATCGTTAGCCCGGTGGTTATCGGTTCCGTGCGTGCGCGTCTGGATCGTCTGGACGAGCCGAGCAGCAATAAAGTTCTGCCAATCACCATCCACGGTGATGCGGCGGTTACAGGGCAGGGCGTGGTTCAGGAAACCCTGAACATGTCGAAAGCGCGTGGTTACGAAGTGGGCGGTACCGTTCGCATCGTGATCAACAACCAGGTGGGCTTTACCACCTCTAACCCGCTTGACGCGCGTTCTACCCCGTACTGCACCGACATCGGTAAGATGGTGCAGGCGCCGATCTTCCACGTTAACGCGGATGACCCGGAAGCCGTTGCTTTCGTTACCCGGCTGGCGCTGGATTTCCGTAATACCTTTAAACGCGATGTGTTCATTGACCTCTTCTGCTACCGCCGTCACGGCCACAACGAAGCGGACGAGCCAAGTGCAACCCAGCCGTTGATGTACCAGAAAATCAAAAAACACCCGACCCCGCGCAAAATCTATGCTGACAAGCTGGAGAGCGACAAAGTGACGACGCTGGAAGATGCGACCGAAATGGTCAACCTCTACCGCGACGCGCTGGATGCGGGTGAATGCGTGGTCAAAGAGCTGCGCCCGATGAACATGCACTCCTTTACCTGGTCGCCGTACCTCAACCACGAGTGGGATGAGAGCTACCCGAACAAGGTTGAGATGAAGCGCCTGCAGGAGCTGGCTAAACGCATCAGCACCGTACCGGACGCTATCGAGATGCAGTCTCGTGTGCAGAAAATCTACGCTGACCGTCAGTCCATGGCGGCAGGCGAGAAGCTGTTCGACTGGGGCGGCGCGGAAACGCTGGCCTACGCAACGCTGGTTGACGAAGGTATTCCTGTTCGTCTGTCCGGTGAAGATGCGGGTCGTGGGACCTTCTTCCACCGTCACGCGGTTGTTCACAACCAGTCCAACGGTTCAACCTACACCCCGCTGCAGCACGTGCACAACGGTCAGGGCCAGTTCAAGGTTTGGGACTCCGTGCTGTCTGAAGAAGCGGTTCTGGCCTTCGAATACGGTTACGCCACCGCTGAACCGCGCACCCTGACCATCTGGGAAGCGCAGTTCGGTGACTTCGCCAACGGTGCGCAGGTGGTGATCGACCAGTTCATCTCCTCCGGCGAGCAGAAGTGGGGCCGTATGTGTGGCCTGGTAATGCTGCTGCCGCACGGTTATGAAGGTCAGGGTCCGGAGCACTCCTCCGCGCGTCTGGAACGTTATCTGCAGCTTTGCGCCGAGCAGAACATGCAGGTCTGCGTACCGTCCACCCCGGCTCAGGTCTACCACATGCTGCGTCGTCAGGCGCTGCGCGGTATGCGCCGTCCGCTGGTGGTGATGTCGCCGAAATCCCTGCTGCGTCACCCGCTGGCGGTGTCGAGCCTGGAAGAACTGGCGAACGGAACCTTCCTGCCAGCCATCGGTGAAATTGACGAGTTGGATCCGCAGGGCGTGAAGCGCGTGGTGATGTGTTCTGGTAAGGTTTATTACGACCTGCTGGAACAGCGCCGCAAGAACGATCAGAAAGATGTCGCCATCGTGCGTATCGAACAGCTTTATCCGTTCCCGCATCAGGCGATGCAGGAAGTGCTGAAACAATATGCTCACGTACATGATTTTGTCTGGTGCCAGGAAGAGCCGCTTAACCAGGGCGCATGGTACTGCAGCCAGCATCATTTCCGTGAAGTGATTCCATTTGGGTCAGCCCTGCGCTATGCAGGTCGCCCGGCCTCCGCCTCTCCGGCGGTAGGGTATATGTCCGTTCACCAGAAGCAGCAACAAGATCTGGTCAATGACGCGCTGAACGTCGATTAATTAAAGGATACAAAATGAGTAGCGTAGATATTCTTGTTCCCGACCTGCCTGAATCCGTAGCAGATGCGACCGTCGCTACCTGGCACAAAAAACCAGGCGATGCCGTTAAGCGCGATGAAGTGCTGGTAGAAATCGAAACTGACAAAGTGGTACTGGAAGTACCGGCTTCGGCGGATGGCGTTCTGGACGCGGTGCTGGAAGATGAAGGTACTACCGTAACCTCTCGTCAGATCCTGGGTCGCCTGCGTGAAGGCAACAGCGCGGGCAAAGAGTCCAGCGCGAAATCTGAAGAGAAAGCCTCTACGCCGGCTCAGCGCCAGCAGGCTTCGCTGGAAGAACAGTCTAACGACGCCCTCAGCCCGGCGATCCGTCGCCTGCTGGCTGAGCACAGCCTTGACCCGGCAGCCATCAAAGGCACCGGTGTGGGCGGTCGTCTGACCCGTGAAGACATCGACAAGCACCTGGCGAAAGCGCCTGCTCAGGCAGAAGCGAAAGCCCCTGCGGCAGCACCAGCAGCACAGCCTGCACTGGGCGCCCGCAGCGAAAAACGCGTGCCGATGACTCGCCTGCGCAAGCGCGTGGCCGAACGTCTGCTGGAAGCGAAAAACTCCACCGCGATGCTGACCACCTTCAACGAAGTGAACATGAAGCCAATCATGGACCTGCGCAAGCAGTACGGTGACGCGTTTGAAAAACGTCACGGTATCCGTCTGGGCTTTATGTCCTTCTACGTAAAAGCGGTAGTTGAAGCGCTGAAACGCTACCCGGAAGTGAACGCGTCTATTGACGGTGATGACGTGGTTTACCACAACTATTTCGACGTCAGCATGGCGGTTTCTACTCCACGCGGCCTGGTAACGCCGGTTCTGCGTGATGTGGATACCCTGGGTATGGCTGATATCGAGAAAAACATTAAAGAGCTGGCTGTTAAAGGCCGCGACGGCAAGCTGACCGTAGACGACCTGACCGGCGGTAACTTCACCATTACCAACGGCGGCGTATTCGGCTCGCTGATGTCTACCCCGATCATTAACCCGCCGCAGAGCGCGATCCTGGGTATGCATGCCATTAAAGATCGCCCTATGGCGGTAGACGGTAAAGTTGAGATCCTGCCAATGATGTACCTGGCGCTCTCTTACGATCACCGCCTGATCGACGGCCGCGAGTCCGTGGGCTTCCTGGTCGCGATTAAAGAGCTGCTGGAAGATCCAACCCGTCTGCTGCTGGACGTCTAGTTTTGCAGTCTTGCCCGGCGGCGTATGGCTGCCGGGCCAATAAAAGCACGACCTAACGATTACCTGAAGGATGGATAGAACACATGAACTTACATGAATATCAGGCCAAACAGCTGTTTGCCCGGTATGGCTTACCGGCTCCGGTGGGTTATGCCTGTACTACCCCGCGTGAAGCAGAAGAAGCCGCATCTAAAATCGGTTCCGGCCCTTGGGTAGTTAAGTGTCAGGTTCACGCTGGTGGCCGTGGTAAAGCGGGCGGTGTGAAGGTTGTTAAGAGCAAAGAAGAGATTCGTGCGTTTGCTGAACATTGGCTCGGCAAGCGTCTGGTAACCTACCAGACAGATGCGAACGGCCAGCCGGTTAACCAGATCCTGGTTGAAGCGGCGACCGACATCGCGAAAGAACTGTACCTGGGCGCGGTTGTTGACCGTAGCTCCCGTCGCGTGGTGTTCATGGCGTCTACCGAAGGCGGCGTGGAAATCGAAAAAGTGGCGGAAGAAACCCCGCATCTGATCCACAAAGTGGCAATCGATCCGCTGGCGGGCCCGATGCCTTACCAGGGG encodes the following:
- a CDS encoding citrate synthase; translation: MADTKATLTLNGDTAIELDVLKGTLGQDVIDIRTLGSKGVFTFDPGFTSTASCESKITYIDGDEGILLHRGFPIDQLATESNYLEVCYILLNGEKPTQAQYDEFKTTVTRHTMIHEQITRLFHAFRRDSHPMAVMCGITGALAAFYHDSLDVNNPRHRDIAAFRLLSKMPTMAAMCYKYSIGQPFVYPRNDLSYAGNFLRMMFSTPCEEYEVNPVLERAMDRILILHADHEQNASTSTVRTAGSSGANPFACIAAGIASLWGPAHGGANEAALKMLEEISTVEHIPEFVRRAKDKNDSFRLMGFGHRVYKNYDPRATVMRETCHEVLKELGTKDDLLEVAMELEHIALNDPYFIEKKLYPNVDFYSGIILKAMGIPSSMFTVIFAMARTVGWIAHWNEMHSEGMKIARPRQLYTGYEQRDFKSDIKR
- the sdhC gene encoding succinate dehydrogenase cytochrome b556 subunit, coding for MWALFMIRNVKKQRPVNLDLKTIRFPVTAIASILHRVSGVITFVAVGILLWLLGTSLSSPEGFLQASAIMNSFFVKFIMWGILTALAYHVVVGVRHMLMDFGYLEETFEAGKRSANISFVITVVLSLLAGVLVW
- the sdhD gene encoding succinate dehydrogenase membrane anchor subunit, with product MVSNASALGRNGVHDFILVRATAIVLTLYIIYMIGFFATSGTPTWEIWSGFFGSAFTKVFTLLALFSILIHAWIGMWQVLTDYVKPLAIRLPLQLAIVVALVVYVIYGFVVVWGV
- the sdhA gene encoding succinate dehydrogenase flavoprotein subunit, translated to MKLPVREFDAVVIGAGGAGMRAALQISQSGQTCALLSKVFPTRSHTVSAQGGITVALGNSHEDNWEWHMYDTVKGSDYIGDQDAIEYMCKTGPEAILELDHMGLPFSRLENGTIYQRPFGGQSKNFGGEQAARTAAAADRTGHALLHTLYQQNLKNHTTIFSEWYALDLVKNADGAVVGCTALCIETGEVVYFKARATVLATGGAGRIYQSTTNAHINTGDGVGMAIRAGVPVQDMEMWQFHPTGIAGAGVLVTEGCRGEGGYLLNKHGERFMERYAPNAKDLAGRDVVARSIMIEIREGRGCDGPWGPHAKLKLDHLGKEVLESRLPGILELSRTFAHVDPVKEPIPVIPTCHYMMGGIPTKVTGQALTVNEQGEDVVIPGLFAVGEIACVSVHGANRLGGNSLLDLVVFGRAVGLHLQESIAEQGALRDATDDEIDASLERLNRWNGNRNGEDPVEIRKALQECMQHNFSVFREGDAMAKGLEQLKAIRERLKNARLDDTSSEFNTQRVECLELDNLMETAFATAMSANFRTESRGAHSRFDFPDRDDENWLCHSLYLPESESMTRRSVNMEPKLRPAFPPKIRTY
- the sdhB gene encoding succinate dehydrogenase iron-sulfur subunit SdhB, giving the protein MKLEFSVYRYNPDVDDAPRMQDYTLEAEEGRDMMLLDALIQLKEKDPTLSFRRSCREGVCGSDGVNMNGKNGLACITPISALQRPGQKIVIRPLPGLPVVRDLVVDMGQFYAQYEKIKPYLLNNGQNPPAREHLQSPEQREKLDGLYECILCACCSTSCPSFWWNPDKFIGPAGLLAAYRFLIDSRDTETDSRLEGLSDAFSVFRCHSIMNCVSVCPKGLNPTRAIGHIKSMLLQRSA
- the sucA gene encoding 2-oxoglutarate dehydrogenase E1 component; translated protein: MQNGAMKAWLDSSFLSGANQSWIEQLYEDFLTDPDSVDANWRSMFQQLPGTGVKPDQFHSKTRDYFRRLAKDASRYSSAISDPDTNAKQVKVLQLINAYRFRGHQHANLDPLGLWKQDRVADLDPAYHDLTEADFQESFNVGSFAIGKDTMKLGDLIDALKQTYCGSIGAEYMHITSTEEKRWIQQRIESVAGHATFSADEKKRFLNELTAAEGLERYLGAKFPGAKRFSLEGGDALVPMLKELIRHAGKSGTREVVLGMAHRGRLNVLVNVLGKKPQDLFDEFAGKHKEHLGTGDVKYHMGFSSDIETEGGLVHLALAFNPSHLEIVSPVVIGSVRARLDRLDEPSSNKVLPITIHGDAAVTGQGVVQETLNMSKARGYEVGGTVRIVINNQVGFTTSNPLDARSTPYCTDIGKMVQAPIFHVNADDPEAVAFVTRLALDFRNTFKRDVFIDLFCYRRHGHNEADEPSATQPLMYQKIKKHPTPRKIYADKLESDKVTTLEDATEMVNLYRDALDAGECVVKELRPMNMHSFTWSPYLNHEWDESYPNKVEMKRLQELAKRISTVPDAIEMQSRVQKIYADRQSMAAGEKLFDWGGAETLAYATLVDEGIPVRLSGEDAGRGTFFHRHAVVHNQSNGSTYTPLQHVHNGQGQFKVWDSVLSEEAVLAFEYGYATAEPRTLTIWEAQFGDFANGAQVVIDQFISSGEQKWGRMCGLVMLLPHGYEGQGPEHSSARLERYLQLCAEQNMQVCVPSTPAQVYHMLRRQALRGMRRPLVVMSPKSLLRHPLAVSSLEELANGTFLPAIGEIDELDPQGVKRVVMCSGKVYYDLLEQRRKNDQKDVAIVRIEQLYPFPHQAMQEVLKQYAHVHDFVWCQEEPLNQGAWYCSQHHFREVIPFGSALRYAGRPASASPAVGYMSVHQKQQQDLVNDALNVD
- the odhB gene encoding 2-oxoglutarate dehydrogenase complex dihydrolipoyllysine-residue succinyltransferase, translated to MSSVDILVPDLPESVADATVATWHKKPGDAVKRDEVLVEIETDKVVLEVPASADGVLDAVLEDEGTTVTSRQILGRLREGNSAGKESSAKSEEKASTPAQRQQASLEEQSNDALSPAIRRLLAEHSLDPAAIKGTGVGGRLTREDIDKHLAKAPAQAEAKAPAAAPAAQPALGARSEKRVPMTRLRKRVAERLLEAKNSTAMLTTFNEVNMKPIMDLRKQYGDAFEKRHGIRLGFMSFYVKAVVEALKRYPEVNASIDGDDVVYHNYFDVSMAVSTPRGLVTPVLRDVDTLGMADIEKNIKELAVKGRDGKLTVDDLTGGNFTITNGGVFGSLMSTPIINPPQSAILGMHAIKDRPMAVDGKVEILPMMYLALSYDHRLIDGRESVGFLVAIKELLEDPTRLLLDV